The following are encoded in a window of Streptomyces sp. Go-475 genomic DNA:
- a CDS encoding carbamoyltransferase C-terminal domain-containing protein: MRILGINALFHDPAAALVIDGRTVAAAEEERFSRRKHGKRPLPFSAWELPELSARWCLEHAGLRPEDLDAVTYSFDPALARPARDMGLDDPWDPLRLEYARRAPEFLAEALPGLDPERVVFVPHHVAHAASAGPASPHPDSAVLVLDGRGEAASHLAGRYHDGTLDTLATQALPDSLGLVYEELTAHLGFLRSSDEYKVMALASYGTPRFLPGLRQYVHPTGHGGFRAHGVDWASFAPPRAPGEAWTQDHADLAASTQAVLEEVLLELVDWLHREAGGEALAMAGGVALNCVANSRIAAKGPYRDVWVQPAAGDAGTALGGALHLAATRTGRPDPMPGADLGRGWSDDELRARLDTAAVPYEKPDDIAETVAEVLAEDGVVAWFQGRSEYGPRALGHRSLLAHPGRAENLERLNHVKGREEFRPVAPMVLADRAADLFSGGPIPSPYMLFVHDVAERWRERIPAVVHVDGTARIQTVEERREPLVARMLRAFERRTGLPVVVNTSLNTAGRPMVDDPRDALECFGSAPVDLLAIGPYAVRRGRAFDGGRTAA; this comes from the coding sequence ATGCGCATCCTCGGTATCAACGCCCTGTTCCACGACCCGGCCGCCGCTCTCGTCATCGACGGCCGCACGGTGGCGGCCGCCGAGGAGGAGCGCTTCAGCCGCCGCAAGCACGGCAAGCGCCCGCTGCCGTTCTCCGCGTGGGAGCTGCCCGAGCTGTCCGCCCGCTGGTGTCTGGAGCACGCGGGCCTCAGGCCCGAGGACCTGGACGCCGTCACCTACTCCTTCGACCCGGCGCTCGCCCGGCCCGCCCGCGACATGGGCCTGGACGACCCCTGGGACCCGCTGCGGCTGGAGTACGCCCGCCGCGCCCCCGAGTTCCTCGCCGAGGCCCTGCCCGGCCTCGACCCCGAACGGGTCGTCTTCGTCCCCCACCACGTCGCCCACGCCGCCTCCGCCGGGCCCGCCTCACCCCACCCCGACAGCGCCGTCCTCGTCCTCGACGGCCGCGGCGAGGCCGCCTCCCACCTGGCCGGCCGTTACCACGACGGCACGCTCGACACCCTCGCCACCCAGGCCCTGCCCGACTCCCTCGGCCTGGTCTACGAGGAGCTCACCGCCCACCTCGGCTTCCTGCGCAGCAGCGACGAGTACAAGGTGATGGCCCTCGCCTCCTACGGCACCCCGCGCTTCCTGCCCGGGCTGCGCCAGTACGTCCACCCCACCGGCCACGGCGGCTTCCGCGCCCACGGCGTCGACTGGGCGTCCTTCGCCCCGCCCCGCGCCCCGGGCGAGGCCTGGACGCAGGACCACGCCGACCTCGCCGCCAGCACCCAGGCCGTCCTGGAGGAGGTCCTGCTGGAACTCGTCGACTGGCTGCACCGCGAGGCCGGCGGCGAGGCACTGGCGATGGCCGGGGGCGTCGCCCTCAACTGCGTCGCCAACTCCAGGATCGCCGCCAAGGGCCCCTACCGCGACGTCTGGGTGCAGCCCGCCGCCGGGGACGCCGGCACCGCCCTCGGCGGAGCCCTGCACCTCGCCGCCACGCGGACCGGGCGGCCCGACCCCATGCCCGGCGCCGACCTCGGCCGCGGCTGGAGCGACGACGAACTGCGCGCCCGGCTCGACACCGCCGCCGTCCCGTACGAGAAGCCCGACGACATCGCCGAGACCGTCGCCGAGGTACTGGCCGAGGACGGCGTCGTCGCCTGGTTCCAGGGCCGCAGCGAGTACGGCCCGCGCGCCCTCGGCCACCGCTCCCTGCTCGCCCACCCCGGCCGCGCCGAGAACCTCGAACGCCTCAACCACGTCAAGGGACGCGAGGAGTTCCGGCCCGTCGCCCCCATGGTCCTGGCCGACCGCGCCGCCGACCTGTTCTCCGGCGGCCCGATCCCCAGCCCGTACATGCTCTTCGTGCACGACGTCGCCGAACGGTGGCGCGAGCGCATACCGGCCGTCGTGCACGTCGACGGCACCGCCCGCATCCAGACCGTCGAGGAACGACGGGAACCCCTCGTGGCACGGATGCTGCGCGCCTTCGAACGGCGCACCGGACTGCCCGTCGTCGTCAACACCAGCCTCAACACCGCCGGCCGGCCCATGGTCGACGACCCGCGCGACGCCCTGGAGTGCTTCGGGTCCGCGCCCGTCGACCTGCTGGCCATCGGGCCCTACGCGGTCCGCCGCGGCCGCGCGTTCGACGGAGGGAGGACCGCCGCATGA